The Schistocerca nitens isolate TAMUIC-IGC-003100 chromosome 7, iqSchNite1.1, whole genome shotgun sequence genome contains a region encoding:
- the LOC126195790 gene encoding fibroin heavy chain-like, which yields MAGKAHRESDFHLDLLLCTVAGAVAGAVAGAVAGAVAGAVAGAVAGAVAGAVAGAVAGAVAGAVAGAVAGAVAGAVAGAVAGAVAGAVAGAVAGAVAGAVAGAVAGAVAGAVAGAVAGAVAGAVAGAVAGAVAGAVAGAVAGAVAGAVAGAVAGAVAGAVAGAVAGAVAGAVAGAVAGAVAGAVAGAVAGAVAGAVAGAVAGAVAGAVAGAVAGAVAGAVAGAVAGAVAGAVAGAVAGAVAGAVAGAVAGAVVGAVC from the coding sequence GATTTCCACCTAGATCTCCTTTTATGtactgttgctggagctgttgctggagctgttgctggagctgttgctggagctgttgctggagctgttgctggagctgttgctggagctgttgctggagctgttgctggagctgttgctggagctgttgctggagctgttgctggagctgttgctggagctgttgctggagctgttgctggagctgttgctggagctgttgctggagctgttgctggagctgttgctggagctgttgctggagctgttgctggagctgttgctggagctgttgctggagctgttgctggagctgttgctggagctgttgctggagctgttgctggagctgttgctggagctgttgctggagctgttgctggagctgttgctggagctgttgctggagctgttgctggagctgttgctggagctgttgctggagctgttgctggagctgttgctggagctgttgctggagctgttgctggagctgttgctggagctgttgctggagctgttgctggagctgttgctggagctgttgctggagctgttgctggagctgttgctggagctgttgctggagctgttgctggagctgttgctggagctgttgctggagctgttgctggagctgttgctggagctgttgctggagctgttgctggagctgttgctggagctgttgctggagctgttgctggagctgttgctggagctgttgttgGAGCTGTTTGCTAA